In the genome of Brachypodium distachyon strain Bd21 chromosome 3, Brachypodium_distachyon_v3.0, whole genome shotgun sequence, the window AATCTCAGTTTTTAAATGAGGAGCAAGTCTATAAGGCCTAATAGTAACTGGTCTGGCTCCAGGCATAAGAGGAATAGTATGGTCATAACTTCTTCTAGGTGGCAACCCCTCAGGTGCAGTAAAAACAGGAGAGAATTGATCCAACAGTGGCTGAATGTCAGGATTGATAGGAAGAGATTCTACAAGTAAAATGGCAGAGATACTGACCAATGTCATAGCACATTCAAATGGAGGAGAACCAGAAAGTGTAACTAATTCACTCTTCCTGTAAAAGGATATCCAACGCTGAGCCCAATCAACTTGCATTGGACTATGTTGAGTGAGCCAATCCAAACCTAGAAGTCCATCATAAGCACCCAAAGGAAGTAGCCTGATATCACTGAAGAATACATGACCAGCACTAGACCACTGACACTGATGAAGAAGTTGGTTATAAATGATAGTTCCTCCACCAGCTACCTTAACAGTAATAGGAGTAATATGCTGAATATCTTGCAGGCCTATTGAATGAGCAATATCCAAGAAAGTATGTGTGCTATCAGAATCCACTAAGAAAATCAGTGTCTTATGCTGCAACTGCAATGTTAATTGGAAAGTAGGTGCAGAAGAGTCCTTGCCCATAGCAGCTGTTGACAGAGAATACAGTTGGCCAGAAGACTCTGAAACAGAACTGTCCTGAGTGGTCAATCAATTCCTGAACAAAATGGAGCTGAACTGATTGTTGACACTTATGATCCTTACTCCATCTCTCACCACAAAGGAAACATAAATCCTTGGACTTACGGTAGTTACGCAGAGCAACCCACTTATCCTCGGCCGAGCGCCGCTCTTCTACTGCTCTTGACCTAGGCGGTGGTGGAGGTAATGGCAGGGGTTGTGGCTGCGCTCTGCGAGAAGGTACTGGCGCAATAACAATGTCAGGTACTTCACCAAGTTCTTCATGCAGAAGTGTCAAATCATAAGCATCATCAAGATCTCTGGGGTTCTGTAATGCAACTGCCATCCGAATGGGAGGATTCAGCCCATCAACAAAACGCGTGAGATAGTGCAGTGGATCAGGTGTCTCCTCATAAGCAGTCAATTGATCAAACAACTCAGAGAATTGCTCAACATAATCTAGGACAGTGGAAGTCTGAGAAATGCGGAACATCTGATGAATCAAAGCCTGATGCTGATTGCAACTAAATCGGCCATGCAATTGCAAACAAAATTCGGACCAATTTGCTTGAGGAAAACGGCGTTGGAAGGATTCAAGCCaacgagcagcagcaccatCGAAATTTGCAGAAGCATAAGGAATCCACAAACTAGAAGGAGTACCTCAGAGAGTGAAATAATCCTCACACCTAGTCTGCCAGAGACGTGGATTGGTACCATCGAAACGGGGAAGCTCCACTCGGGGACCCGGTGACTCCTTGTGAACCGATCTAGGGGAATCAGGAGGAGAGGAATCTCGAGAGATGGATTTCTGGCGCGTACCTCGCGAATGGGGAGGAAAGTAGGTACCACACCCCTTACCGCTGCCATCGGCGCCACCGCGGCCTGCCTGCGTGTCaatcgccgccgtcgcgggcCGATCCAGCTTGACGCCCTTGTCGACGTCGATGCGGAGTTGAGTGATGTCGAACCCCAACTCGTCGCTGACGGAGTCGATCTTGGTGGTGAGGGAGTCGAGCTTGGTAGTCGTTTCGTCGAACATCTTCCGCACGGCCTGGACCGTGGAGTCCTGATGATCACGAACGCGCTTGTCGATGTTGTCCGTGAGGCCGTCCTTCAGAAGGTCGAAGATCACACGCGCTTCGGGCGTGAGGCTATCCATGGCGCGTGCTCGCTGCCGATCCTTGAAACGGGTCTGGTGGGGATGATGAGGAAGCTCCAGGATCGGAAGGGCTCTGATACCAGATTGTGAGCACCCAATCTGATATTACAAGATGAACTCGATTTGATCTAGATTTGGAATATTTGTGTAGCTGTGATTAACCTCCCTTCCACCCACACAGCGAGTTCGATCATATTCCAGTTCTATCCTAGCCAAGTCCTGCCATAAGCCAAAAGCTaaccgaggaagaagagagactAAATAGGAATTACAGGCTTCACATGAGCCACTCTCGGCTTGCAAGCCGCGCTGGAAGTCTACGGTCTCTGATGGGCCGAGGAGTCGGCCCATGTTCCTCTATAGTCGTAGGGCCCGTGTCGAGGTCGCTGACACGCCTTTAAAGGATTATCGGCGTTGGTTCCGCGACGAGTGCACGGAGCGGTGTGCACATGACGATGGACAGCTCAAGCTTCTCAGCCAAATCCACCGTCTTCTCCGCCGCTTGCCACTCAAACTCCCCCACAAGGATCCCCACCATGAACTCCAAATGCAGCAACGAGAGCTCGATCCCGGGGCACGCCCTGCGGCCGGCGCCGAAGGGGCTCATCTTGATCTCTTTCGCCCCCGTGAGCTGCACGTCGGCGCCCTCCCCTCCCGGCAGGAACCCGTCCGGCCGGAACCACCGCGCGTCGGCGCCCCACACGCGATCGTCCAGAGCCATGTCGGCCGTCGTGAAGTTCACCAGCGCGTGTTTCGGCACCCGGAAGCCGTCGATGAGGGTCGCGTCATCGGTCGCCGTGTGCGGCATTACTAGTTGCGCCGGCGGGTGGCGGCAGAGCGCTTCGAGGACGACGGCTTTTAGGTAAGGCATCTTATGGAGGTCCTCTTCTCGGACTCCggcaccgtcgccgccggacaCGGCCTGTTGTTGAAATATGTTAAGCACCGTCGTTTATTTAACGGTTTGAACTTTTGGGTGAACTAGTTAGGCGTGTCGATTTTATATACCTGTATCTCGGCTCGTAAGAGTGCTATTCATGTGGCGTGTcgattaatatggaacggagggagtacaccgTAAGAGTTTTTTTACACCTTCTGCTTAAAACGCTTGCTCAGCTAAATCGTGCTATTTAGACCTCTAACCTGGAAGCCGATGACGGACGTCGTGAACTCCCTCTGCACGGCCTCCACGGCCGCGACCAcgccatcgtcttcgccgAGCCCGTCGCCAAAGCACATGCTGACGAGCACGTGGTACAAGGCGCGATGAAGGAGCCCCTCGATGACCACCACGCCATTCATCTGGCgcttgacgccggcgacgagcacgcccgcggcgcggcggcgcgcgcccgCGTACCGCTGCAGGCTCGCCGGGTGGAGGATTCTGCCGGTGAGGTTCCGGCGGAACGCGCTCCAGAGCGGGCCGTAGCCGCAGGACGCGATGCTGTGCTGGTCGCTGAAGAGGTAGCGGTTGGAGAAGGCGGCGGGCGGTCTGTCGCCGTTAGAGGTGCAAAAATGTCACCATTAGCCATTTTTAGTTCAAAGAAATAAACTAGtccttttttaaaaaaataacgtgattttgaaatttggttgaactaagtaGGTCAGAAGTTACAACTCTACCTGTCGGCGAGCAGCGCGCCGCCCTGCACGAGAGCACGATGGGCCGCGGCGCGATCGGAGACGAAGATGGTGGGCTGGGACGGCTTGAGGCGGAGCGTGAAGACCGGGCCGTAGCTGGCGCGGACGAGCCGCATGATGGTGCTGAAGTTGCCCCGGCCCAGGAAGAAGAGCAGGCCCGTGGACGCCAGCGCCGACGGGCCTGGTGGCAGCTCCGGCGTTGTCGCCGTCGGCCCTCCGGCGCCTACCCTCGCCGGACGGAGGTACAACGCAACGGCGGCGCACGCGGCGGCCGAGAGCAGGCAGTAGAACCAGTAGGAGTAGACGAGTAGTCCATGTCTGAGTTGTTGACTAGCACAGACAGATTAGTTCAGTCGGAGGAAATGAGCTACATCAGCTTCAGGATTACACACTCCTTCTATATACTGCTGATTGCCCAATATATAAGTCTCTGCACAACACTTATTAAACTACGATGATCATATAGTACGAGATACCTTTTCTGTGGACGACCGTCACCATCGGAACACGCGGTCCACGAGCTTCGGACAGCCCTGATATGATAGCTACAGCCGGTCGTCACACGAGGTGCGCGTGCTCGAGAGAGTCCTGTCCTGTCCGTCCGTGTGTCCACGTCTTGTGTAAATTAAGGTGTTTTTCCTTACTCTCACTCTCACTCGCACGACACGAGAGCTTATTATAAGCGCACGCATATTTATTTCCCCATGATCACACGCGACAACGGGATACGAGAGTGTGCGTGCATGTCTCGATCCACCATCCATCCCGTACCGTAAAATGCATAGTCGGAGTACATACATATGCTTTCGATCTCTTCTTCAGTTCGGACCAATTAAAGCAGGCCTAGCTTACGTGCGTGCTCCGTGGAAAAAGAGCGCCCGCCGAAACAGACGCACAGGAGGGGAAGGCCCACGAACCAACGTTCCTGAGCCTTATCCCGAACGGATCACGTCCTGATCGGGGGCAATAACCGACTCATTGGTTCTGACCCCCCGTCACACAGCGCCATATAAAAAGAAATTAGCTGGCCCTCTCTCGTCGACCTAAGTTCGCGTGAGATTTCGTCTAATCCCAACAACTCTTGTTCACCCTACCGATCAGGGAGGCGCTGGAGTGCTCGGGAAGACCCAAGAACCATGACGTCCtctcccgtcatcgaccagtGCCGATACAGGCCGGAGGGACGCCGTTACCTCCATCGTAcgactacttcctctacgGCATCTCCGACCATGGCGTCCTCCTCCATCGCATGTATGACTATATCTTCTCTAATCTCTCTTCTGTAGTGCTCTTTTGATGGCCAGTGGAAGTTTAGGTTTAACCTAATGATCATTTAGTTCTAACATTGGTGCTCGCTCCGGAAAAGACGGGAGAAGGGGATGAGACTGACGGGCGGCTAGGGTTGCGGGGCAATTTTGTCCCGTGGGGAGGAAGTCTCAGCCGTTGCAGCTGGGGATCACGCAGGGCACCAACTTGGCCTGCGGAAGGATCATGGGCCCATTCTAGCCACGGGCTTCGGCCCAAGTTAAAAAGGCCACgcaattctttttttattatccGCTGCGCCCGCGCGGGGAATcaagtgggccggcccagtttcGGCCAAAATGATgttttactattttttttctttaattccAGTTACACTATAAGATGTTC includes:
- the LOC100841551 gene encoding cytochrome P450 89A2 produces the protein MRLVRASYGPVFTLRLKPSQPTIFVSDRAAAHRALVQGGALLADRPPAAFSNRYLFSDQHSIASCGYGPLWSAFRRNLTGRILHPASLQRYAGARRRAAGVLVAGVKRQMNGVVVIEGLLHRALYHVLVSMCFGDGLGEDDGVVAAVEAVQREFTTSVIGFQAVSGGDGAGVREEDLHKMPYLKAVVLEALCRHPPAQLVMPHTATDDATLIDGFRVPKHALVNFTTADMALDDRVWGADARWFRPDGFLPGGEGADVQLTGAKEIKMSPFGAGRRACPGIELSLLHLEFMVGILVGEFEWQAAEKTVDLAEKLELSIVMCTPLRALVAEPTPIIL